Proteins from a genomic interval of Streptomyces sp. NBC_01445:
- a CDS encoding ParA family protein, whose translation MAHVHVILNQKGGVGKSTLAVNLAAVTADVLGAGTDGGRPPVVAVSIDPQGSAVWWSERVGGGLPFDFVQAHDDLAGLAALSRIPSAQHVFVDTPGWLDLAESAGEDPLGKGAAADALRAVLSNAHDVIVPIEPEPLGFQPTQRTIERVVKPRGLPYRVVINNWDPRDGKADLEQTRAFVEAQDWPLARTVVRHYKLHTRASADGLVVTQYGANRVALQAREDFFRLALEVGLAAIPAPAKRSASSTRTSTKKSAQPAAAKGTKAKSAGNTKNDKNAKKVNV comes from the coding sequence ATGGCCCACGTGCACGTGATCCTCAATCAGAAGGGCGGCGTGGGTAAGTCCACGCTCGCCGTCAACCTCGCCGCCGTGACCGCGGACGTGCTCGGCGCGGGGACCGACGGCGGCCGGCCGCCCGTCGTCGCCGTCTCCATCGACCCGCAGGGCTCCGCCGTGTGGTGGTCGGAGCGCGTCGGCGGCGGCCTCCCCTTCGACTTCGTGCAGGCCCACGACGACCTGGCCGGGCTCGCCGCACTCTCCCGCATCCCCTCCGCCCAGCACGTGTTCGTCGACACCCCGGGCTGGCTCGACCTGGCCGAGTCCGCCGGCGAGGACCCGCTCGGCAAGGGCGCCGCCGCGGACGCGCTGCGCGCCGTCTTGTCCAACGCCCACGACGTGATCGTGCCGATCGAGCCCGAGCCGCTCGGCTTCCAGCCCACGCAGCGCACCATCGAGCGTGTCGTGAAGCCGCGCGGCCTGCCCTACCGCGTGGTCATCAACAACTGGGACCCGCGCGACGGCAAGGCCGACCTGGAGCAGACGCGCGCCTTCGTCGAGGCCCAGGACTGGCCGCTGGCCCGCACGGTCGTACGGCACTACAAGCTGCACACGCGTGCCTCCGCGGACGGCCTCGTCGTCACCCAGTACGGCGCGAACCGCGTCGCGCTCCAGGCCCGCGAGGACTTCTTCCGCCTCGCCCTGGAGGTGGGCCTCGCCGCGATCCCGGCCCCCGCCAAGCGCTCCGCGAGCAGCACCCGTACGAGTACGAAGAAGAGCGCGCAGCCCGCGGCGGCCAAGGGCACGAAGGCCAAGAGCGCCGGGAACACCAAGAACGACAAGAACGCCAAGAAGGTGAACGTCTGA
- a CDS encoding ParB/RepB/Spo0J family partition protein translates to MGRRTDLSSLLSPGAAVPAAEPSQGGAEPVARDAAHPVTVALADLAENPDNPRHELRDLDGLAETVRERGVLQALGVVPRAVFVAAHPHHEEAVGRAPYVVLHGHRRLAAARMAGLDEVPVLVREDASRTDEDALIENVQRDDLTELEQAQAIQGLIRSYGYSQRQVAARIGKTQGFVSQRLSLMKLREDLQEALADGRVSVEDARRIARLPQEEQALPGDTGTPPPSVPKARRDYGVIKIDSRGTPEEVVESLRRHLAPAALDRILELLAR, encoded by the coding sequence ATGGGGCGCCGTACCGATCTGTCCTCCCTGCTGTCCCCCGGCGCCGCTGTCCCGGCCGCGGAGCCGTCACAGGGAGGCGCCGAGCCCGTTGCCCGCGACGCCGCGCACCCCGTCACCGTCGCGCTCGCCGACCTCGCCGAGAACCCCGACAACCCGCGCCACGAGCTGCGCGATCTGGACGGGCTCGCCGAGACGGTGCGCGAGCGCGGGGTGCTCCAGGCGCTCGGGGTGGTCCCCCGTGCCGTGTTCGTCGCGGCGCACCCGCACCACGAGGAGGCCGTGGGCCGGGCCCCGTACGTCGTCCTGCACGGCCACCGGCGGCTCGCCGCGGCCCGGATGGCGGGCCTGGACGAGGTGCCCGTGCTGGTGCGCGAGGACGCGTCCCGCACCGACGAGGACGCCCTGATCGAGAACGTCCAGCGCGACGACCTCACCGAGCTGGAGCAGGCCCAGGCCATCCAGGGCCTCATCAGGAGCTACGGCTACTCGCAGCGCCAGGTCGCCGCCCGCATCGGCAAGACGCAGGGCTTCGTCTCGCAGCGGCTGTCCCTGATGAAGCTGCGCGAGGACCTCCAGGAGGCGCTGGCCGACGGACGCGTCTCGGTCGAGGACGCCCGCCGCATCGCACGCCTCCCCCAGGAGGAGCAGGCGCTCCCCGGCGACACCGGCACGCCCCCGCCGTCCGTGCCGAAGGCCCGGCGTGATTACGGCGTAATCAAGATCGACAGCCGGGGCACCCCGGAAGAGGTCGTCGAGTCCCTGCGCCGCCATCTCGCCCCCGCGGCGCTCGACCGGATCCTGGAACTCCTCGCCCGCTGA
- a CDS encoding IclR family transcriptional regulator domain-containing protein: MSTGPVPTLDPGVAVPAEAVTPLMRGIDVLRRLTDAGGTLSLSELARATGLARSTVDRICATLAHMGCLRLDGRDATLAPPLMAVGNACLGALRVPALLGPRAERLADELDESVSLAVPDGDGIRFIHQATRRRAMSLSFRIGDLLPAERTAPGPLFAGAWDEDMWARWRARRAADPEDRGFPAVPPRQEPEKERFEERVARAGAAGWALDDQLIEPGLVALAVPVRGPGDDIACVVSVVSHTSRHTAASLREAMLGRLRAAVTEMEEALREPAPDGPAPGPGPDAPAPTGAQAKGPDAAWAAEAKQGLGRDFVESLARGLAVLTVFGAGRAELNLTEIAAATGLARATARRALITLEYLGYVASRGRGFRLTPRVLALGFPPLSHLTLAEIATPHMRALSVELHDSVSLTVLDGDDIRYTARVATSRVMSVNISVGTRFPAFATSMGRVLLAGLAPDARAAFLARADLTPLTPRTVTGADRLGALLDDVQRQGHALVDGELEEGLRSVAVPVRDLAGQVVAAVNVATHSSRRDLARVTDEVLPALLATASHIEADLHVAGRFARIPAA, translated from the coding sequence ATGTCCACTGGACCGGTTCCCACCCTCGACCCCGGCGTCGCGGTGCCCGCGGAGGCCGTCACGCCGCTGATGCGCGGCATCGACGTGCTGCGGCGGCTCACCGACGCCGGCGGCACGCTGAGCCTCAGCGAGCTCGCGCGGGCGACCGGCCTCGCCCGGTCCACGGTCGACCGCATCTGCGCGACCCTCGCGCACATGGGGTGCCTGCGCCTCGACGGGCGTGACGCCACGCTGGCGCCGCCGCTGATGGCCGTGGGCAACGCCTGTCTGGGCGCTCTGCGGGTACCCGCGCTGCTCGGGCCGCGCGCCGAGCGGCTCGCGGACGAGCTGGACGAGTCGGTGTCCCTCGCGGTCCCGGACGGGGACGGGATCCGCTTCATCCACCAGGCGACGCGGCGTCGCGCCATGTCGCTGAGCTTCCGCATCGGCGACCTGCTGCCCGCTGAACGCACCGCGCCGGGACCGCTGTTCGCGGGCGCGTGGGACGAGGACATGTGGGCGCGGTGGCGGGCCCGGCGGGCCGCGGATCCCGAGGACCGCGGGTTCCCCGCGGTGCCGCCCCGCCAGGAGCCGGAGAAGGAGCGGTTCGAGGAGCGCGTGGCGCGCGCCGGGGCCGCCGGCTGGGCCCTCGACGACCAGCTCATCGAGCCCGGCCTCGTCGCGCTCGCCGTGCCCGTACGGGGTCCCGGGGACGACATCGCGTGCGTGGTCAGCGTCGTCAGCCACACCAGCCGCCACACCGCCGCGTCACTGCGCGAGGCGATGCTGGGGCGGCTGCGGGCCGCTGTCACGGAGATGGAGGAGGCCCTGCGCGAACCGGCGCCGGACGGCCCTGCGCCGGGCCCGGGACCGGACGCTCCCGCGCCGACGGGAGCGCAGGCGAAGGGACCGGACGCCGCCTGGGCCGCCGAGGCCAAGCAGGGGCTCGGGCGGGACTTCGTCGAGTCGCTGGCGCGCGGGCTCGCCGTGCTCACCGTCTTCGGGGCCGGGCGGGCCGAGCTGAACCTCACCGAGATCGCCGCGGCGACGGGCCTGGCGCGGGCCACCGCGCGCCGCGCCCTGATCACGCTGGAGTACCTCGGATACGTGGCCTCGCGCGGCCGAGGCTTCCGGCTCACGCCCCGCGTCCTCGCCCTCGGCTTCCCGCCCCTGTCCCACCTGACGCTGGCCGAGATCGCCACGCCCCACATGCGGGCGCTCTCCGTCGAGCTGCACGACTCGGTGTCCCTGACCGTGCTCGACGGCGACGACATCCGGTACACGGCGCGCGTCGCGACGAGCCGGGTGATGAGCGTGAACATCTCGGTCGGGACCCGCTTCCCCGCCTTCGCCACGTCCATGGGCCGGGTCCTGCTCGCGGGTCTGGCCCCGGACGCGCGGGCCGCGTTCCTCGCCCGCGCCGACCTGACTCCCCTCACCCCGCGCACCGTCACCGGCGCCGACCGGCTCGGCGCGCTCCTGGACGACGTACAGCGACAGGGGCACGCGCTCGTGGACGGGGAGCTGGAGGAAGGGCTGCGCTCCGTCGCCGTACCGGTGCGCGACCTCGCCGGGCAGGTCGTCGCCGCGGTGAACGTCGCCACGCACAGCAGCCGCCGCGACCTGGCCCGGGTCACGGACGAGGTCCTGCCCGCGCTGCTCGCCACGGCCTCGCACATCGAGGCCGATCTGCACGTCGCCGGGCGGTTCGCCCGTATCCCCGCGGCTTAG
- a CDS encoding DUF7144 family membrane protein, whose product MSETPTTPTPPPGPDAGHGVWSDKHRSAGPDPTRGDGAGSGWASGGTVFAGVLMMVGGILGILNGIAGIAKDDVYARIGTYTYAFNLTTWGWIHLIIGVIVAVTGFGVLKGAGWARGVGVAIAALYIIAYFMFLPYEPIWSVIAIAIGVFVIWALVSDGSHDAARA is encoded by the coding sequence ATGAGCGAGACCCCCACCACCCCGACACCGCCCCCCGGACCCGACGCCGGCCACGGCGTCTGGTCGGACAAGCACCGCTCCGCCGGGCCCGACCCCACCCGGGGCGACGGCGCGGGCAGCGGCTGGGCGTCAGGCGGCACGGTCTTCGCCGGCGTCCTGATGATGGTCGGCGGCATCCTGGGCATCCTGAACGGCATCGCGGGCATCGCCAAGGACGACGTGTACGCCCGCATCGGCACCTACACGTACGCCTTCAACCTCACCACGTGGGGCTGGATCCACCTGATCATCGGCGTCATCGTCGCGGTCACCGGCTTCGGCGTCCTCAAGGGCGCCGGCTGGGCGCGCGGCGTCGGCGTCGCCATCGCCGCGCTGTACATCATCGCGTACTTCATGTTCCTGCCCTACGAGCCCATCTGGTCGGTCATCGCGATCGCCATCGGCGTCTTCGTCATCTGGGCGCTGGTCAGCGACGGTTCGCACGACGCCGCCCGGGCCTGA
- a CDS encoding endonuclease/exonuclease/phosphatase family protein, translated as MTQAPGPPPVLPYDDRDRRPGRTLAAWTAGLLLAGVSAVMGCRIADVDGVTPVPQLLAFLPWLLAPTGAALLLTALARWRIGMVWGVAALGALAWYIEPYGKDVDASGPPVADVRVLSSNVQFGRGTESLVGAVRRERPALVFVEECDYGCQDTLRRELPRADFPYRQAVEAGGSEGSVILSRYPLKAAAGVPGTMGMPGAVADVKGHDVRLQLAHPMPPLPRQVDLWRSELGELRDFAAAGRSQPTILAGDFNATQDHAAFRRILDAGLHDSARLAGKSRAPSWPSRVRPPLGTQIDHVLVSEDFSARSARFVELADTDHRALLVDLTMHRPAAS; from the coding sequence GTGACGCAAGCGCCCGGCCCACCGCCGGTCCTCCCCTACGACGACCGGGACCGCAGGCCGGGCCGCACCCTGGCCGCCTGGACCGCGGGCCTGCTCCTCGCCGGCGTCAGCGCGGTCATGGGCTGCCGGATCGCGGACGTGGACGGGGTCACCCCCGTCCCGCAGCTCCTGGCGTTCCTGCCCTGGCTCCTCGCGCCGACGGGCGCCGCACTGCTGCTCACGGCGCTCGCGCGCTGGCGTATCGGCATGGTGTGGGGCGTCGCGGCGCTCGGCGCCCTCGCCTGGTACATCGAGCCGTACGGCAAGGACGTCGACGCGAGCGGGCCGCCGGTCGCCGATGTGCGGGTCCTCTCCTCGAACGTCCAGTTCGGGCGCGGCACCGAGTCGCTCGTGGGCGCGGTGCGCCGCGAGCGGCCCGCCCTGGTGTTCGTCGAGGAGTGCGATTACGGGTGCCAGGACACCCTGCGCCGTGAGCTGCCGCGCGCCGACTTCCCGTACCGGCAGGCCGTGGAGGCGGGAGGCTCGGAGGGGTCGGTCATTCTGAGCCGGTATCCGCTCAAGGCCGCCGCGGGCGTCCCGGGGACCATGGGCATGCCAGGCGCCGTCGCCGATGTGAAGGGCCACGACGTGCGGCTCCAGCTCGCGCACCCGATGCCGCCGTTGCCCCGGCAGGTCGACCTGTGGCGCTCCGAGCTGGGCGAGCTGCGCGACTTCGCCGCCGCGGGCCGCTCGCAGCCGACCATCCTGGCCGGGGACTTCAACGCCACGCAGGACCACGCCGCGTTCCGCCGCATCCTCGACGCGGGCCTGCACGACAGCGCCCGCCTCGCCGGGAAGTCCCGCGCCCCGAGCTGGCCCTCGCGCGTCCGCCCGCCGCTCGGCACCCAGATCGACCACGTCCTCGTGAGCGAGGACTTCTCCGCGCGCTCCGCCCGCTTCGTCGAGCTGGCCGACACCGACCACCGCGCCCTCCTGGTCGACCTGACGATGCACCGACCGGCAGCGTCCTGA
- a CDS encoding FUSC family protein encodes MRPESPARHLAPPDWLVRTLRPHPAPIPWAAVARAGLALSLPLAIGLAAGQPAYGALASMGALSGVIGDTADAYRMRILNIAVPQLFGAVGVTVGALVYGHGWVAVATLTGVALASGMISTIGAVASVSGLLLLLNCVIGAGLPLPGEWWLAPLLMTGGGLLVLAFALLAWPMRSGVPERAAVAATYRSVANHLASAGDAANYVETRFAVTQSFNQAYDLVLARRALSHGRNPELVRLIALLNALTPIAESAPAAHQQGVPLPAAVPDAVRRLADAVDTGSTDAGPLDLPAPEGPAARAVDHAVRHAADLVTSKNTDPHRAFDTDRLGRPAVLRVRAFRAARNVVLSGTSWRYGLRLALCIGLAQILVSTVPVPRSYWVALTITFVLKPDFGSVFSRAVQRALGTAVGLVLATVVLAEVPRGWWDVPVLMVLAALIPALTPRGYGYQTAAITPAILLLSDTLNHQGIGLVLPRLLDSLMGCAIALVAGYLLWPESWHTRIGDRLADAVADTATYVERAFGASADPDVPAARARMRRQLFRDLSVIRSEFQRALTEPPPIGRRAAAWWPLVVAVERIVDATTAARVRVRQGAPAPGPAEVAQAAGQLRELAQGLRASDVLKGVRADFSEADRDGVLEPVRQEVAAARSIASPH; translated from the coding sequence ATGCGCCCAGAGTCCCCGGCCCGCCATCTCGCACCGCCCGACTGGCTGGTCAGGACCCTGCGTCCGCACCCCGCGCCGATCCCCTGGGCGGCCGTCGCGCGCGCCGGCCTCGCGCTGTCGCTGCCGCTCGCGATCGGGCTCGCCGCCGGGCAGCCCGCGTACGGGGCGCTCGCCTCGATGGGAGCCCTGTCCGGCGTCATCGGCGACACCGCCGACGCCTACCGGATGCGGATCCTCAACATCGCGGTGCCGCAGCTCTTCGGCGCGGTCGGCGTGACGGTCGGTGCACTCGTGTACGGGCACGGCTGGGTCGCCGTCGCCACCCTCACGGGCGTGGCGCTGGCCTCCGGGATGATCTCGACGATCGGCGCGGTCGCCTCGGTGTCCGGGCTGCTGCTCCTGCTCAACTGCGTGATCGGCGCCGGGCTGCCCCTGCCGGGCGAGTGGTGGCTCGCGCCGCTCCTGATGACGGGCGGCGGACTCCTCGTCCTCGCGTTCGCGCTGCTCGCCTGGCCGATGAGGTCCGGGGTGCCGGAACGCGCCGCCGTCGCCGCCACCTACCGCTCCGTCGCGAACCACCTGGCGTCGGCGGGCGACGCCGCCAACTACGTCGAGACCCGCTTCGCCGTCACGCAGTCCTTCAACCAGGCCTACGACCTCGTCCTCGCCCGGCGCGCCCTCTCCCACGGCCGCAACCCCGAACTGGTGCGTCTGATCGCCCTGTTGAACGCGCTCACCCCGATCGCCGAGTCCGCGCCCGCCGCACACCAGCAGGGGGTGCCGCTCCCCGCCGCCGTCCCCGACGCCGTACGACGCCTCGCCGACGCGGTCGACACCGGCAGCACCGACGCGGGGCCCCTCGACCTGCCCGCACCCGAAGGCCCCGCCGCCCGCGCCGTCGACCACGCCGTGCGGCACGCTGCCGACCTCGTCACCAGCAAGAACACGGACCCCCACCGCGCCTTCGACACCGACCGCCTCGGCCGGCCCGCCGTCCTGCGCGTGCGCGCCTTCCGCGCCGCGCGCAACGTCGTGCTGTCCGGCACCTCCTGGCGCTACGGGCTGCGCCTGGCCCTGTGCATCGGCCTCGCCCAGATCCTCGTCTCGACGGTGCCGGTGCCCCGCTCCTACTGGGTGGCGCTGACCATCACGTTCGTCCTCAAGCCCGACTTCGGCTCGGTGTTCTCGCGGGCCGTCCAGCGCGCGCTCGGCACGGCGGTCGGGCTCGTACTCGCCACGGTGGTCCTCGCCGAGGTGCCCCGCGGGTGGTGGGACGTGCCCGTGCTGATGGTCCTCGCCGCGCTCATCCCGGCGCTCACCCCGCGCGGCTACGGCTATCAGACCGCCGCCATCACACCGGCCATCCTGCTGCTGTCCGACACCCTCAACCACCAGGGCATCGGGCTCGTCCTGCCGCGGCTCCTGGACAGCCTCATGGGCTGCGCGATCGCGCTGGTCGCCGGATATCTGCTGTGGCCCGAGAGCTGGCACACCCGCATCGGCGACCGGCTCGCCGACGCCGTCGCGGACACCGCGACGTACGTGGAACGCGCGTTCGGGGCGTCCGCGGACCCGGACGTCCCGGCCGCCCGCGCGCGGATGCGCCGCCAGCTCTTCCGCGACCTGTCCGTCATCCGCTCCGAGTTCCAGCGCGCCCTGACCGAACCGCCGCCCATCGGCCGCCGCGCCGCCGCCTGGTGGCCGCTCGTCGTCGCCGTGGAACGCATCGTGGACGCGACGACCGCGGCGCGGGTCCGGGTCAGGCAGGGGGCGCCGGCGCCGGGGCCCGCCGAGGTGGCGCAGGCCGCGGGGCAACTGCGGGAGCTGGCACAGGGGCTGCGCGCTTCCGACGTCCTGAAGGGGGTGCGCGCCGACTTCAGCGAGGCGGACCGCGACGGGGTGCTGGAACCCGTACGCCAGGAGGTCGCCGCCGCCCGCTCCATCGCCTCACCGCACTGA
- the snpA gene encoding snapalysin, giving the protein MKLSLRYASVAAGMALAAGALATAAPASAAPAPVGAGYTHYAGSAEEAAANKAFFQAVLKSVAEKRAAHPGAASVTVTYDASGAPSFAQQIANSTSIWNSSVSNVKLQASSGGGDFSYREGNDPRGSYASTDGHGSGYVFLDYAQNQEYDSTRVTAHETGHVLGLPDHYEGPCSELMSGGGPGTSCTNPNPDANERARVDQLWANGFAKAMKSLKQSAKTG; this is encoded by the coding sequence ATGAAGCTCTCCCTGCGCTACGCCTCGGTCGCGGCCGGCATGGCCCTTGCGGCCGGCGCGCTCGCCACCGCGGCCCCCGCGTCCGCCGCCCCGGCCCCGGTCGGCGCCGGCTACACCCACTACGCGGGTTCGGCCGAGGAGGCCGCCGCCAACAAGGCGTTCTTCCAGGCCGTCCTGAAGTCGGTCGCGGAAAAGCGCGCCGCGCACCCGGGTGCCGCGTCGGTCACCGTCACGTACGACGCGTCGGGCGCCCCGTCCTTCGCGCAGCAGATAGCCAACAGCACGTCGATATGGAACTCCTCCGTGTCGAACGTGAAGCTCCAGGCGTCCTCGGGCGGCGGCGACTTCTCCTACCGCGAGGGCAACGACCCGCGCGGCTCGTACGCGTCGACGGACGGGCACGGCAGCGGCTACGTCTTCCTGGACTACGCGCAGAACCAGGAGTACGACTCCACCCGTGTCACCGCGCACGAGACCGGTCACGTCCTCGGGCTCCCCGACCACTACGAGGGGCCGTGCAGCGAGCTGATGTCGGGCGGCGGCCCGGGCACGTCCTGCACGAACCCGAACCCGGACGCGAACGAGAGGGCCCGGGTCGACCAGCTGTGGGCCAACGGCTTCGCCAAGGCCATGAAGTCGCTGAAGCAGTCCGCCAAGACCGGCTGA
- a CDS encoding LysR family transcriptional regulator — protein sequence MELEVRHLRALCAIDDTGSLHKAARLLGMTQPSLSTQLRRIEDTLGGALFARERTGCRATPLGHVVLNRARPLVDGMRALVTETRAAGALAAGGPHLRIGSTASRAIPGWLRRLRQREHPSGGEPALRMDVSATTLLRLVSDGRLDVAFVHEVEGSPLRVPPGLRCRVLVEREPQYVSLSADHPAARRPVVRLADLANDRWMVDPTVDGEWHGLLRVLRAAGLNPPILHGDYLTAASLVATGEVVTLCQPTSRARTDMAIRPLDGDPIGVRLVLAARTEAELDAVYGDLEDAYWEAARQAPAYRERLPDAATA from the coding sequence ATGGAGCTCGAGGTGAGGCACCTGCGCGCGCTGTGCGCCATCGACGACACCGGGAGCCTGCACAAGGCGGCCCGTCTGCTCGGCATGACCCAGCCGTCGCTGTCCACCCAGCTCAGACGCATCGAGGACACGCTCGGCGGCGCGCTCTTCGCCCGGGAGCGCACCGGGTGTCGCGCAACCCCCCTGGGCCACGTCGTCCTGAACCGCGCCCGCCCCCTCGTCGACGGCATGCGCGCTCTCGTCACGGAGACCAGAGCGGCCGGCGCGCTCGCCGCCGGCGGCCCCCATCTGCGAATCGGCTCCACGGCGAGCCGGGCCATACCGGGCTGGCTGCGGCGGCTGCGGCAGCGCGAGCACCCGTCCGGCGGCGAGCCCGCGCTCCGTATGGACGTCTCGGCGACCACCCTGCTCCGGCTCGTCAGTGACGGCCGGCTCGACGTGGCGTTCGTGCACGAGGTCGAGGGCAGCCCGCTGCGCGTCCCGCCGGGTCTGCGCTGCCGCGTGCTCGTCGAACGCGAGCCGCAGTACGTGTCCCTGTCCGCCGACCACCCGGCCGCGCGCCGCCCCGTCGTGCGCCTCGCCGACCTCGCGAACGACCGGTGGATGGTCGACCCCACCGTGGACGGCGAATGGCACGGTCTCCTGCGGGTGCTTCGTGCCGCCGGGCTCAACCCCCCGATCCTGCACGGCGACTACCTCACGGCGGCGTCCCTGGTCGCCACGGGCGAGGTCGTCACCCTGTGCCAGCCGACCTCACGGGCCCGCACCGACATGGCCATAAGACCCCTCGACGGCGACCCGATCGGCGTGCGCCTCGTCCTTGCCGCCCGCACGGAGGCCGAACTCGACGCGGTCTACGGGGACTTGGAGGACGCCTACTGGGAAGCGGCCCGGCAGGCACCCGCGTATCGCGAGCGCCTGCCGGACGCGGCAACGGCCTGA
- a CDS encoding PhoX family protein, translating to MRKTLPLLGSHNGGRAALTCRFRCGDACFQEVPNTSSNEYVGDVIAGALSRRSMLRTAAVVTVAAATAGTVVGSGAPQAAAATPSGAATGVAHKGEKGARGLRFTPVAPNTADRVTVPEGHAQNVVISWGQPILRGAPAFDPDKQSAKAQAGQFGYNNDFLSLLPLRGEHGRQVLVANHEYTDEILMFKGYDPENPTREQVETAWAAHGLSVVVVEESRRSGRLSAVTRHQLNRRLTATSEFRLSGPVAGSALVRTKADPRGRTVLGTLNNCSGGTTPWGTTLHGEENFNQYFANAAKVTDPATAARLKRYGVTGEASERKWERFDDRFDLAKEPNEANRFGWVVELDPYDPESTPRKRTALGRFKHEAAQPRLTDDGRPVVYMGDDEKFDYFYKFVSSKRVAKGRSRAAHEHNLTLLDEGTLYVARLTGDSPAAEFDGTGKLPADGEFDGGGEWLPLATAGPHGAVSHVDGMTAEEVYLFTRFAGDKVGATKMDRPEDIEPSPHSGKVYVALTNNSDRGKAGKAPADEANPRNLNKHGQILELTEHRGRAEATTFGWSLFLVAGDPNDPATYFAGFPKDRVSPISCPDNVAFDPHGNLWISTDGNALGTHDGLFGVATRGERRGELKQFLTMPNGAETCGPLVQDRRVLVSVQHPGEVDGASVEKPASAWPDGPGKIVRPSVVSVWREDGCDIGV from the coding sequence GTGCGTAAAACGCTGCCGCTTCTCGGCTCGCACAACGGGGGCCGTGCCGCGCTGACCTGCCGGTTCCGTTGTGGGGACGCCTGTTTTCAGGAGGTGCCCAACACCAGTTCCAACGAGTACGTCGGTGACGTCATCGCCGGTGCGCTGAGCCGCCGTTCGATGTTGCGCACGGCCGCGGTCGTGACCGTGGCCGCCGCGACGGCCGGCACGGTCGTGGGATCGGGCGCCCCGCAGGCCGCCGCCGCCACGCCGTCGGGGGCGGCAACAGGCGTAGCGCACAAGGGCGAGAAGGGGGCGCGTGGACTGCGGTTCACGCCCGTCGCGCCGAACACGGCGGACCGCGTGACCGTCCCCGAGGGCCACGCTCAGAACGTCGTCATCAGCTGGGGTCAGCCCATCCTGCGCGGAGCGCCCGCCTTCGACCCGGACAAGCAGTCCGCAAAGGCCCAGGCAGGACAGTTCGGTTACAACAATGACTTTCTGAGTCTCCTCCCCCTGCGCGGTGAGCACGGACGTCAGGTCCTGGTCGCGAACCACGAGTACACGGACGAGATCCTGATGTTCAAGGGATACGACCCCGAGAACCCGACGCGCGAGCAGGTGGAGACCGCCTGGGCGGCGCACGGCCTGTCCGTCGTCGTCGTGGAGGAGTCCCGGCGCAGCGGCAGGCTGTCTGCCGTCACGCGCCACCAGCTCAACCGTCGCCTCACCGCCACCAGCGAGTTCCGCCTCTCGGGCCCGGTCGCGGGCAGCGCGCTCGTGCGGACGAAGGCGGACCCCCGCGGCCGTACCGTCCTCGGCACGCTCAACAACTGCTCGGGCGGCACCACCCCGTGGGGCACGACGCTGCACGGCGAGGAGAACTTCAACCAGTACTTCGCGAATGCCGCGAAGGTGACGGACCCGGCCACGGCCGCCCGCCTCAAGCGCTACGGCGTGACCGGCGAGGCCTCCGAGCGCAAGTGGGAGCGGTTCGACGACCGCTTCGACCTGGCCAAGGAGCCGAACGAGGCGAACCGCTTCGGCTGGGTCGTCGAACTCGACCCGTACGACCCGGAGTCGACCCCCCGCAAGCGCACCGCGCTCGGCCGCTTCAAGCACGAGGCCGCGCAGCCGCGCCTGACCGACGACGGCCGCCCGGTCGTCTACATGGGCGACGACGAGAAGTTCGACTACTTCTACAAGTTCGTGAGCAGCAAGCGCGTCGCCAAGGGCCGCTCGCGCGCCGCGCACGAGCACAACCTGACGCTCCTCGACGAGGGCACCCTCTACGTCGCCCGGCTGACCGGCGACTCCCCGGCCGCCGAGTTCGACGGCACGGGCAAGCTGCCCGCGGACGGCGAGTTCGACGGCGGCGGCGAGTGGCTGCCGCTCGCCACGGCGGGCCCGCACGGCGCGGTCTCGCACGTCGACGGCATGACGGCGGAGGAGGTCTACCTCTTCACGCGGTTCGCCGGTGACAAGGTCGGCGCCACGAAGATGGACCGCCCCGAGGACATCGAGCCGTCGCCGCACTCCGGCAAGGTCTACGTCGCGCTGACGAACAACTCGGACCGCGGCAAGGCCGGCAAGGCGCCCGCCGACGAGGCGAACCCGCGCAATCTCAACAAGCACGGGCAGATCCTGGAGCTGACCGAGCACCGGGGCCGCGCCGAGGCCACCACCTTCGGCTGGTCGCTCTTCCTCGTCGCGGGCGACCCGAACGACCCGGCGACGTACTTCGCCGGCTTCCCGAAGGACCGGGTCAGCCCGATCTCCTGCCCGGACAACGTGGCGTTCGACCCGCACGGCAACCTGTGGATCTCCACGGACGGCAACGCGCTCGGCACGCACGACGGCCTGTTCGGTGTCGCGACGCGCGGCGAGCGGCGCGGTGAGCTCAAGCAGTTCCTGACGATGCCGAACGGCGCCGAGACCTGCGGTCCGCTGGTCCAGGACCGCCGGGTCCTCGTCTCGGTGCAGCACCCGGGCGAGGTCGACGGCGCGTCCGTCGAGAAGCCGGCGAGCGCGTGGCCCGACGGGCCGGGGAAGATCGTCCGCCCGTCGGTGGTCTCCGTGTGGCGCGAGGACGGCTGCGACATCGGCGTCTGA